The following coding sequences lie in one Zingiber officinale cultivar Zhangliang chromosome 2B, Zo_v1.1, whole genome shotgun sequence genomic window:
- the LOC122045196 gene encoding oligopeptide transporter 1-like isoform X1: protein MADDSPIEQVRLTVPPTDDPTLQVLTFCTWLVGMPLCILQTVLLRIGLFRRQMISISSVCIDIILLIVGNLLAKVLPEKSVRIPGTRWSFSLNPCPFNIKEHVTTSILVNSISSPGFLNISIAKIFYHREIQFWPALFLVIWTQFLGFGFAGLFLKFLVDSPYMWWPGVIPSISFYKALHEKDKRPKGELSVFQFFFLVSVAAFAYTIIPSYFFPSITGLSVVCWIWKDSITAQQIGSGFNGLAIGSLSFDWLTITSFLGDPLLFPAFVTLNMLAGFIILAYIILPWSYWSNAYEARKFPLFSTNIYDSTGHNYNVSRIVDPNTLLFDSEAYSNYSKVYYSTSLIYTVGFSLALYTSTISHIALFYGRSVWHQFKKAYKDDEQDVHARLMKQNYESVPQWWFSSISLLMIGMAILVCEGFGGQIQLRYWEVLLACALVLLFLPLECALEAITGSGFTLDLLLEVIIGYLNPGKPLGNMAFKLYGSEAHLMAAAVIGNFKLSHYMKLPPKIIFFIMENQIHFLSLITCYIIVFTINLIN, encoded by the exons ATGGCCGACGATTCGCCGATCGAGCAAGTGCGACTGACAGTTCCTCCGACGGATGATCCGACACTGCAAGTGCTAACTTTTTGCACATGGCTTGTCGGCATGCCACTCTGCATCCTGCAGACGGTGTTGCTCCGAATTGGCCTTTTCCGGCGGCAGATGATTAGCATATCATCCGTTTGTATCGACATCATCCTGCTCATAGTGGGGAATCTGTTAGCCAAGGTTCTGCCGGAGAAATCAGTGAGAATCCCGGGCACAAGGTGGAGCTTTTCGCTGAATCCTTGCCCCTTCAATATCAAAGAACATGTCACCACCTCCATCCTTGTCAACTCAATTTCGAGTCCCGGCTTTTTAAACATCAGTATAGCCAAGATCTTCTACCATAGAGAAATTCAATTTTGGCCAGCCTTATTCTTGGTCATATGGACTCAG TTCTTGGGGTTTGGATTTGCCGGTTTGTTCTTAAAATTTTTAGTGGATTCACCGTACATGTGGTGGCCCGGTGTTATTCCCAGCATCTCATTTTACAA AGCATTACACGAGAAGGATAAGAGGCCAAAGGGAGAATTATCAGTTTTTCAATTCTTTTTTTTAGTCTCCGTTGCAGCTTTTGCTTACACCATCATTCCTTCTTACTTCTTCCCTTCCATAACGGGCCTCTCCGTTGTGTGCTGGATATGGAAGGACTCGATCACTGCACAGCAAATTGGCTCTGGGTTTAATGGGCTCGCCATCGGATCACTTTCATTCGATTGGTTGACGATCACGAGCTTCTTAGGGGATCCTTTGCTTTTTCCTGCATTTGTGACACTCAATATGTTGGCCGGGTTTATTATACTCGCTTACATCATTTTACCCTGGTCTTATTGGAGCAATGCATACGAGGCCAGAAAATTTCCACTCTTCTCGACCAATATCTATGATTCTACTGGCCACAACTACAACGTCTCTAGAATTGTAGATCCAAATACTCTCTTATTTGACAGCGAAGCCTACAGTAATTATTCAAAAGTGTACTACAGCACATCGTTGATTTATACTGTAGGGTTTAGTCTTGCTCTATACACGTCAACTATTTCTCATATCGCTCTCTTCTATGGGAG ATCAGTGTGGCATCAATTTAAGAAGGCATATAAAGATGACGAGCAAGATGTGCATGCAAGGCTAATGAAGCAAAACTATGAATCTGTTCCTCAGTGGTGGTTTTCCTCCATATCGCTTCTGATGATCGGAATGGCAATTTTGGTGTGTGAAGGATTTGGAGGTCAAATTCAACTTCGTTATTGGGAAGTTCTGTTGGCATGCGCTTTGGTGCTTCTTTTCCTTCCATTGGAATGTGCACTCGAAGCAATTACTGGTTCG GGATTTACATTAGATTTGTTATTGGAAGTTATCATTGGATACTTGAATCCAGGCAAACCTTTAGGCAATATGGCTTTCAAATTATACGGTTCTGAGGCCCA
- the LOC122045196 gene encoding oligopeptide transporter 1-like isoform X2: MADDSPIEQVRLTVPPTDDPTLQVLTFCTWLVGMPLCILQTVLLRIGLFRRQMISISSVCIDIILLIVGNLLAKVLPEKSVRIPGTRWSFSLNPCPFNIKEHVTTSILVNSISSPGFLNISIAKIFYHREIQFWPALFLVIWTQFLGFGFAGLFLKFLVDSPYMWWPGVIPSISFYKALHEKDKRPKGELSVFQFFFLVSVAAFAYTIIPSYFFPSITGLSVVCWIWKDSITAQQIGSGFNGLAIGSLSFDWLTITSFLGDPLLFPAFVTLNMLAGFIILAYIILPWSYWSNAYEARKFPLFSTNIYDSTGHNYNVSRIVDPNTLLFDSEAYSNYSKVYYSTSLIYTVGFSLALYTSTISHIALFYGRSVWHQFKKAYKDDEQDVHARLMKQNYESVPQWWFSSISLLMIGMAILVCEGFGGQIQLRYWEVLLACALVLLFLPLECALEAITGSGFTLDLLLEVIIGYLNPGKPLGNMAFKLYGSEAHLMAAAVIVYKHNLFVLC, encoded by the exons ATGGCCGACGATTCGCCGATCGAGCAAGTGCGACTGACAGTTCCTCCGACGGATGATCCGACACTGCAAGTGCTAACTTTTTGCACATGGCTTGTCGGCATGCCACTCTGCATCCTGCAGACGGTGTTGCTCCGAATTGGCCTTTTCCGGCGGCAGATGATTAGCATATCATCCGTTTGTATCGACATCATCCTGCTCATAGTGGGGAATCTGTTAGCCAAGGTTCTGCCGGAGAAATCAGTGAGAATCCCGGGCACAAGGTGGAGCTTTTCGCTGAATCCTTGCCCCTTCAATATCAAAGAACATGTCACCACCTCCATCCTTGTCAACTCAATTTCGAGTCCCGGCTTTTTAAACATCAGTATAGCCAAGATCTTCTACCATAGAGAAATTCAATTTTGGCCAGCCTTATTCTTGGTCATATGGACTCAG TTCTTGGGGTTTGGATTTGCCGGTTTGTTCTTAAAATTTTTAGTGGATTCACCGTACATGTGGTGGCCCGGTGTTATTCCCAGCATCTCATTTTACAA AGCATTACACGAGAAGGATAAGAGGCCAAAGGGAGAATTATCAGTTTTTCAATTCTTTTTTTTAGTCTCCGTTGCAGCTTTTGCTTACACCATCATTCCTTCTTACTTCTTCCCTTCCATAACGGGCCTCTCCGTTGTGTGCTGGATATGGAAGGACTCGATCACTGCACAGCAAATTGGCTCTGGGTTTAATGGGCTCGCCATCGGATCACTTTCATTCGATTGGTTGACGATCACGAGCTTCTTAGGGGATCCTTTGCTTTTTCCTGCATTTGTGACACTCAATATGTTGGCCGGGTTTATTATACTCGCTTACATCATTTTACCCTGGTCTTATTGGAGCAATGCATACGAGGCCAGAAAATTTCCACTCTTCTCGACCAATATCTATGATTCTACTGGCCACAACTACAACGTCTCTAGAATTGTAGATCCAAATACTCTCTTATTTGACAGCGAAGCCTACAGTAATTATTCAAAAGTGTACTACAGCACATCGTTGATTTATACTGTAGGGTTTAGTCTTGCTCTATACACGTCAACTATTTCTCATATCGCTCTCTTCTATGGGAG ATCAGTGTGGCATCAATTTAAGAAGGCATATAAAGATGACGAGCAAGATGTGCATGCAAGGCTAATGAAGCAAAACTATGAATCTGTTCCTCAGTGGTGGTTTTCCTCCATATCGCTTCTGATGATCGGAATGGCAATTTTGGTGTGTGAAGGATTTGGAGGTCAAATTCAACTTCGTTATTGGGAAGTTCTGTTGGCATGCGCTTTGGTGCTTCTTTTCCTTCCATTGGAATGTGCACTCGAAGCAATTACTGGTTCG GGATTTACATTAGATTTGTTATTGGAAGTTATCATTGGATACTTGAATCCAGGCAAACCTTTAGGCAATATGGCTTTCAAATTATACGGTTCTGAGGCCCA